One genomic region from Armatimonadota bacterium encodes:
- a CDS encoding small basic family protein produces MRAVGLIGLLVGLAIGYVLNVPIPAQWAPYISLAALCGMDAAIGGWRASVEGKFVLDVFLTGFLVNALLAMFLAYLGDILGVELLLAAVVTLGGRMFLNLSVIRRFYLNQWALNRRQR; encoded by the coding sequence GTGAGGGCCGTCGGCCTCATTGGGCTCTTGGTCGGATTAGCGATCGGATATGTGCTCAATGTGCCCATTCCGGCGCAATGGGCGCCCTATATTTCGCTGGCGGCGCTGTGCGGAATGGACGCGGCGATAGGAGGATGGCGGGCCAGCGTCGAAGGTAAGTTCGTACTAGATGTCTTTCTCACCGGCTTCTTGGTGAACGCGCTGTTGGCGATGTTTCTGGCCTATCTGGGAGACATTTTAGGAGTGGAACTGTTGCTGGCCGCCGTCGTAACGCTGGGCGGTCGGATGTTCCTCAACTTGTCGGTGATTCGAAGGTTTTATCTTAATCAATGGGCGCTCAACCGGCGCCAAAGGTAG
- the ftsZ gene encoding cell division protein FtsZ, with amino-acid sequence MAGKNRIHQTELNLGQKKSHAIIKVIGVGGGGGNAVNRMIEVGLQGVDFIAMNTDAQVLDVSDADIKIQLGQNVARGLGVGGDPTAGRSAAEESRSEIVEYLDGADLVFITAGMGGGTGTGAAPVIAEIAKDCGALVVAVVTKPFKFEGPRRARIAADGAANLREKVDTMIQINNDRLVDISERTTTLIDAFKAADDVLRSGVQSISDIIQVAGNINVDFADVRAIIQRAGTALMGIGKGTGENRARQAAEAAVSSHLLDSSIRGATRILVNVTSSRDLTVHELGECMDYVYQLADQDDANIIMGHVFDENMIDMVQVTVLATGFPTGAPLPEPVVEVAAPEPFVATEARRRGTAEVAIEEPSPAAPPKEDRELPAFLRRQRL; translated from the coding sequence ATGGCGGGCAAAAATCGCATTCATCAAACCGAACTAAACTTGGGACAGAAAAAGTCTCACGCGATCATCAAGGTCATAGGCGTCGGCGGAGGCGGCGGCAACGCGGTCAATCGCATGATCGAGGTCGGCCTGCAAGGGGTCGACTTTATCGCCATGAACACCGATGCGCAGGTGCTGGACGTATCGGACGCCGACATCAAGATTCAACTGGGCCAGAACGTCGCGCGCGGCCTGGGAGTGGGCGGCGACCCGACCGCCGGACGCAGCGCCGCAGAGGAAAGCCGAAGCGAAATCGTGGAATATCTAGACGGCGCCGATCTGGTCTTTATTACGGCCGGCATGGGCGGCGGCACGGGCACGGGCGCCGCGCCCGTAATCGCCGAGATCGCAAAAGACTGCGGAGCGCTGGTAGTAGCCGTCGTAACCAAACCGTTCAAGTTCGAAGGCCCCCGACGCGCCCGAATCGCCGCCGACGGCGCGGCCAACCTGCGCGAAAAGGTCGACACCATGATCCAGATCAACAACGACCGATTGGTGGACATTTCGGAACGAACTACCACTCTGATCGACGCCTTCAAAGCCGCCGACGACGTTCTGCGCAGCGGCGTCCAAAGCATCTCCGACATCATCCAAGTGGCGGGAAACATCAACGTCGATTTTGCCGACGTGCGGGCGATCATCCAAAGGGCCGGCACCGCGCTGATGGGCATTGGCAAGGGCACGGGCGAAAACCGAGCGCGCCAAGCCGCCGAAGCCGCCGTATCCAGCCATCTGCTCGACAGCTCCATCCGCGGCGCTACGCGCATCTTGGTCAATGTAACCAGCAGCCGAGACCTGACCGTTCACGAACTCGGCGAGTGCATGGACTACGTCTATCAATTGGCCGACCAGGACGACGCCAACATCATCATGGGGCACGTTTTTGACGAGAACATGATCGACATGGTGCAGGTTACCGTGCTGGCGACCGGATTCCCCACCGGCGCCCCTCTGCCCGAACCGGTTGTGGAGGTCGCGGCTCCCGAGCCCTTTGTGGCGACGGAGGCACGTCGTCGAGGTACGGCCGAGGTTGCGATCGAGGAGCCCTCTCCGGCAGCGCCTCCCAAGGAAGACCGCGAGCTGCCAGCGTTTTTGCGAAGGCAGCGGTTGTAA
- the ftsA gene encoding cell division protein FtsA produces the protein MAYVVGLDIGSTKVCCLAIELTASGSLRVVGHGIAPCKGVRRGTVEDIDETVRAVRVAKEAAETMAGFAIDSAYVGVTGEHILSTNSKGAIAISNVTREITEGDKNRAMQTAKQVVLPPDREILHAIPRHYTVDGHKGVANPVNMAASRLEIEAHIVTAGSAFLRNARRCAERAGIAPAELVLEPLAASMAVLTPEEKEAGVALIDIGGGTADVAVFHDGSIFGTGVVPVGAHHVTKDIYMMFRTASIEEAERLKLQSGCALIDLVGEDEVASYEEMSSNAKRSIPKKLLTEVIQARMEEILELARDEIRKSVRNGAPAGGIVLTGGGSLLKGTVELARKIMNDLPVRASGPSVALDGYGDRARHPGLSTAVGLALYGASKLRPEEAVVEVRDGALAKMWSKAASAFKGWKED, from the coding sequence ATGGCCTATGTGGTCGGACTAGACATCGGATCGACTAAAGTTTGTTGCCTGGCGATAGAACTGACGGCCTCCGGCTCGCTCCGAGTCGTCGGGCACGGCATTGCGCCTTGCAAGGGCGTACGGCGCGGAACGGTGGAAGACATCGACGAAACCGTACGAGCCGTCCGAGTCGCCAAAGAAGCCGCAGAGACGATGGCGGGCTTCGCCATCGATTCGGCCTATGTCGGCGTAACGGGCGAACACATCCTCTCGACTAACAGCAAAGGCGCCATCGCCATATCGAACGTAACCCGAGAGATCACCGAAGGCGACAAGAATCGAGCCATGCAGACGGCCAAGCAAGTCGTCCTGCCCCCCGACCGAGAAATCCTCCACGCCATCCCGCGGCATTACACCGTGGATGGGCATAAAGGCGTCGCCAACCCGGTCAACATGGCTGCATCGCGCCTGGAGATCGAAGCCCACATCGTAACCGCTGGCAGCGCGTTCTTGCGCAATGCGCGCCGATGTGCAGAGCGAGCCGGCATCGCGCCTGCCGAACTGGTACTGGAACCGCTGGCCGCCAGCATGGCCGTGCTCACGCCCGAAGAGAAAGAAGCAGGCGTCGCGCTGATCGACATTGGCGGCGGAACGGCGGATGTGGCTGTCTTTCACGACGGCTCCATCTTTGGCACGGGCGTTGTGCCGGTTGGCGCGCACCACGTAACCAAAGACATCTACATGATGTTCCGCACCGCCTCTATAGAAGAGGCCGAGCGACTGAAACTGCAATCTGGCTGCGCGCTGATCGATCTGGTCGGCGAGGACGAAGTCGCATCGTACGAAGAGATGTCTTCCAACGCCAAGCGATCAATTCCCAAGAAACTGCTGACCGAGGTGATCCAAGCCCGAATGGAAGAGATTCTCGAACTAGCCAGAGACGAAATCCGAAAGTCGGTTCGCAACGGGGCGCCCGCCGGAGGCATCGTGCTAACGGGCGGAGGATCGTTGCTCAAAGGAACGGTCGAATTGGCCCGCAAGATTATGAACGACCTGCCCGTCCGCGCTAGCGGACCATCGGTCGCGTTGGACGGATACGGCGACCGGGCCCGGCATCCGGGGCTATCGACCGCGGTCGGACTGGCCCTGTACGGCGCAAGCAAATTGAGACCGGAAGAAGCCGTGGTCGAGGTGCGGGATGGCGCCTTGGCCAAGATGTGGAGCAAAGCCGCAAGCGCATTCAAAGGATGGAAGGAAGACTAA